One Maribacter cobaltidurans genomic window carries:
- the gldI gene encoding gliding motility-associated peptidyl-prolyl isomerase GldI, producing MRIVGFLLVLLTVFGCDGPEPRKPVQRKSSSYFKESIERSRKLLEAEEKRIQQIIKNDSLKHYTHSASGSWYYYLRVNDSTDYTPQTDDIVTLTYNLLTLDNDTLYSESELGTLSYRVDKQELFLGLRDAIKLLKKNEKATFLFPSSIAFGYHGDNNKIGTNVPLKSTITILNIEKQQDNLEE from the coding sequence ATGAGAATAGTTGGATTTCTACTTGTTTTACTGACCGTTTTTGGTTGTGATGGCCCGGAACCCAGAAAACCGGTCCAAAGAAAAAGTAGTAGTTATTTTAAGGAATCCATTGAAAGAAGCAGGAAATTATTGGAAGCCGAAGAAAAAAGGATACAACAAATCATTAAAAATGATTCCCTTAAACATTACACCCACAGTGCCTCTGGCTCATGGTACTATTATTTAAGAGTGAACGATTCAACAGATTACACTCCGCAGACCGACGATATTGTTACCCTAACTTATAATTTGTTGACATTGGATAATGACACGTTATATTCTGAATCTGAACTTGGGACCTTATCCTACAGAGTGGACAAACAAGAACTTTTTCTTGGATTAAGGGATGCAATAAAACTATTAAAGAAAAATGAAAAGGCTACGTTTCTTTTCCCCTCGTCCATTGCCTTTGGGTATCATGGAGATAACAATAAGATCGGAACCAACGTTCCCTTAAAATCGACAATTACCATATTAAATATTGAAAAACAACAGGATAACTTAGAAGAATAA